The following coding sequences are from one Brooklawnia cerclae window:
- a CDS encoding DUF4439 domain-containing protein, protein MGVQLPDADWTRRRFLALLGMGAAGVLTACSPSPLITAGGERSASATPTLDDKRRAAAVGAATLADLASGCAGIPGADPTFAAWCTALADTHTAHLTVLAQADPLGGVQADHSPIDDVASRGVGVPGSPEEALTVLAAQETALADLLAPIAVGSATSSAWALLWLSQALATRVYAAALAGGSIDALGPAPVEGTAVPAEVDAGTPADARQVLLSHQRALVFGLQTLLGRLGYGDARVDAVTQRLGEAMRERDDTSAAITATGATASAPPPEFTLPGDATDSAQIERIWGELELAVMAGWARLAAADADGRADALDQMVTQAGRARSHGVALPHWPGWV, encoded by the coding sequence ATGGGTGTGCAGTTGCCGGACGCGGACTGGACGCGCCGACGGTTCTTGGCGCTGCTCGGCATGGGTGCCGCTGGCGTCCTCACCGCCTGCTCGCCCAGCCCCCTCATCACCGCCGGAGGCGAGCGCAGCGCGTCGGCGACCCCGACCCTCGACGACAAGCGCCGGGCCGCGGCCGTCGGCGCCGCCACGCTCGCCGATCTCGCCTCCGGATGCGCGGGGATCCCGGGAGCTGACCCCACGTTCGCGGCATGGTGCACGGCTCTGGCCGACACCCACACGGCACATCTGACGGTGCTCGCGCAGGCCGATCCGCTGGGTGGCGTGCAGGCCGATCACTCACCGATCGACGACGTGGCCTCACGCGGAGTGGGCGTCCCCGGCTCCCCGGAGGAGGCACTGACCGTACTGGCCGCGCAGGAGACGGCGCTGGCCGACCTGCTCGCCCCGATCGCGGTGGGGTCTGCGACGTCGTCCGCCTGGGCCTTGCTGTGGCTGTCCCAGGCGCTGGCGACCCGGGTCTACGCCGCTGCTCTGGCCGGCGGGAGCATCGACGCCCTCGGCCCGGCACCCGTGGAGGGCACCGCGGTGCCCGCCGAAGTGGACGCCGGCACACCCGCCGACGCCCGGCAGGTGCTGCTCAGCCACCAGCGGGCACTGGTCTTCGGCCTGCAGACTCTGCTCGGACGACTGGGATACGGCGACGCACGCGTCGATGCCGTCACCCAACGGCTCGGCGAGGCCATGCGCGAGCGGGACGACACCTCCGCCGCGATCACCGCAACGGGCGCCACCGCCTCGGCGCCACCCCCCGAATTCACGCTTCCCGGCGACGCGACGGACTCCGCGCAGATCGAGCGGATCTGGGGCGAACTGGAACTCGCCGTGATGGCGGGCTGGGCACGGCTCGCCGCAGCGGATGCCGACGGACGCGCCGACGCGCTGGACCAGATGGTCACGCAGGCCGGACGCGCCCGTTCTCACGGGGTGGCGCTGCCACACTGGCCCGGCTGGGTGTG
- the rimP gene encoding ribosome maturation factor RimP yields the protein MNQSRLSELLAPVLSTQGLELDDLEVVPAGKRRVVRVVVDGDGPQGQGPDLDQISTATRAVSDALDASDAMGDRPYTLEVSSRGVSRPLTRPAHYRRNIGRLLTVTLAGGEQITGRVVAADEESVSLADGEAVASYLLTDVHKAVVQVEMNRRLADDPGETDEEDSGLDATEPDGKE from the coding sequence ATGAACCAGTCGAGGCTCAGCGAGCTGTTGGCTCCCGTGTTGTCCACCCAGGGGCTCGAGTTGGATGACCTCGAGGTCGTCCCCGCCGGCAAGCGGCGTGTGGTCCGGGTCGTCGTCGACGGCGACGGCCCGCAGGGCCAGGGGCCTGATCTCGACCAGATCTCCACGGCGACGCGCGCGGTGTCGGACGCGCTGGACGCCTCGGACGCGATGGGGGACCGCCCCTACACCCTGGAGGTGAGCAGCCGCGGTGTGTCGCGTCCCCTGACCAGACCGGCCCACTACCGGCGCAACATCGGCCGCCTGCTGACCGTGACGCTCGCGGGCGGCGAACAGATCACCGGACGCGTCGTCGCCGCCGACGAGGAGTCGGTCAGTCTCGCCGACGGCGAAGCAGTCGCGTCCTACCTTCTGACCGACGTGCACAAGGCCGTCGTCCAGGTGGAGATGAACCGACGACTCGCGGACGATCCCGGCGAGACCGATGAAGAGGACTCAGGGCTCGACGCCACTGAGCCTGATGGTAAGGAGTGA